Proteins from a single region of Rhinatrema bivittatum chromosome 13, aRhiBiv1.1, whole genome shotgun sequence:
- the SAXO2 gene encoding stabilizer of axonemal microtubules 2 isoform X1 produces MRSKCICQICTCGRHHCPHRTRIYGKEEQPCLMTEYVEKYPQYGRFIPPQSIRPKLAYQPDRGKMESLSTFKSDYQAYDELVRPFRVQQEYKPKPVQADYGTTYKYHYNPYKVQPMIPARPIERKQIREGKIDTVPTYRDDYRQWESERRDLFKQGQTYQPPTGKFGNNTTFQDDFIDRGMAPTISFKPPNIVKTCASPFNGVTSHRISYVPHGPQPRYFIPKEQYKPSKQPLEDLTTHRLNFKGLLGELAKSCKPAHVKVASDARFDSISEFRDNFQPWSVSLPQFHKFPDYVPPTNPMDMDTITHMDYIQHRLSPVAPIRPASQRGKAHGPFPTSTTTRDDFKAWDSGRQEMIKREQQIPKPTGKFGGLTTFQSHYIPHEIHLTQSCKPLGMRIQTSVPFDSGTMYRADYTPKKPDLCPASYPSPPGYEFERTDEHGHKHFREVTPQIDIFSLPNENHVPKEVAVMS; encoded by the exons GCGTCATCATTGCCCCCATAGGACGAGGATTTATGGAAAAGAAGAGCAGCCATGCCTCATGACTGAATATGTAGAAAAATACCCTCAATATGGCCGTTTCATTCCTCCACAAAGCATTAGACCGAAGCTAGCTTACCAGCCAgaccgtggaaagatggaaagccTTTCAACATTTAA ATCGGATTATCAAGCTTATGATGAACTGGTTCGTCCTTTTCGTGTGCAGCAAGAATACAAGCCAAAGCCTGTTCAGGCTGACTATGGAACTACCTACAAGTACCATTACAATCCTTACAAAGTACAACCGATGATTCCTGCAAGACCcatagaaagaaaacaaattagagaagGGAAGATAGACACCGTGCCCACATACAGAG ATGATTATAGACAATGGGAGAGTGAAAGAAGGGACCTTTTTAAACAAGGTCAAACCTACCAGCCCCCTACAGGAAAATTTGGAAATAATACTACATTTCAAGATGACTTCATTGATAGAGGGATGGCACCCACAATAAGCTTTAAACCTCCAAACATTGTCAAAACATGCGCCAGCCCTTTTAATGGGGTCACAAGCCATCGTATATCTTATGTTCCACATGGCCCGCAGCCAAGGTATTTCATACCAAAGGAACAATACAAGCCAAGCAAACAGCCTCTTGAAGATCTCACAACTCATCGTCTCAACTTTAAGGGTCTCCTTGGAGAGCTTGCGAAAAGCTGTAAGCCAGCTCACGTTAAAGTTGCTAGCGATGCTCGCTTTGACAGCATTAGTGAGTTCCGCGATAATTTTCAGCCTTGGAGTGTCTCCTTGCCTCAGTTCCACAAGTTTCCTGACTATGTTCCACCTACTAATCCGATGGATATGGATACCATAACCCATATGGATTATATTCAACATCGTCTTTCTCCAGTTGCCCCCATCAGACCAGCTTCTCAGCGAGGAAAAGCCCATGGCCCTTTCCCAACAAGTACCACCACGAGGGACGATTTTAAAGCCTGGGATAGTGGTCGACAAGAAATGATTAAGAGGGAGCAACAAATTCCCAAACCAACCGGAAAATTTGGTGGCTTAACAACATTCCAGTCTCACTACATACCACATGAGATACATCTAACTCAGAGTTGTAAGCCTTTGGGCATGCGAATTCAAACTTCAGTTCCATTCGACAGTGGTACCATGTATCGTGCAGACTACACACCCAAGAAGCCCGATTTGTGTCCTGCAAGCTACCCATCTCCTCCAGGATATGAATTTGAaagaactgatgagcatgggcaCAAACACTTCCGTGAAGTAACTCCACAAATTGATATATTTTCTTTGCCTAATGAGAATCATGTCCCAAAGGAAGTCGCAGTCATGTCATAA
- the SAXO2 gene encoding stabilizer of axonemal microtubules 2 isoform X2: MIPARPIERKQIREGKIDTVPTYRDDYRQWESERRDLFKQGQTYQPPTGKFGNNTTFQDDFIDRGMAPTISFKPPNIVKTCASPFNGVTSHRISYVPHGPQPRYFIPKEQYKPSKQPLEDLTTHRLNFKGLLGELAKSCKPAHVKVASDARFDSISEFRDNFQPWSVSLPQFHKFPDYVPPTNPMDMDTITHMDYIQHRLSPVAPIRPASQRGKAHGPFPTSTTTRDDFKAWDSGRQEMIKREQQIPKPTGKFGGLTTFQSHYIPHEIHLTQSCKPLGMRIQTSVPFDSGTMYRADYTPKKPDLCPASYPSPPGYEFERTDEHGHKHFREVTPQIDIFSLPNENHVPKEVAVMS, encoded by the exons ATGATTCCTGCAAGACCcatagaaagaaaacaaattagagaagGGAAGATAGACACCGTGCCCACATACAGAG ATGATTATAGACAATGGGAGAGTGAAAGAAGGGACCTTTTTAAACAAGGTCAAACCTACCAGCCCCCTACAGGAAAATTTGGAAATAATACTACATTTCAAGATGACTTCATTGATAGAGGGATGGCACCCACAATAAGCTTTAAACCTCCAAACATTGTCAAAACATGCGCCAGCCCTTTTAATGGGGTCACAAGCCATCGTATATCTTATGTTCCACATGGCCCGCAGCCAAGGTATTTCATACCAAAGGAACAATACAAGCCAAGCAAACAGCCTCTTGAAGATCTCACAACTCATCGTCTCAACTTTAAGGGTCTCCTTGGAGAGCTTGCGAAAAGCTGTAAGCCAGCTCACGTTAAAGTTGCTAGCGATGCTCGCTTTGACAGCATTAGTGAGTTCCGCGATAATTTTCAGCCTTGGAGTGTCTCCTTGCCTCAGTTCCACAAGTTTCCTGACTATGTTCCACCTACTAATCCGATGGATATGGATACCATAACCCATATGGATTATATTCAACATCGTCTTTCTCCAGTTGCCCCCATCAGACCAGCTTCTCAGCGAGGAAAAGCCCATGGCCCTTTCCCAACAAGTACCACCACGAGGGACGATTTTAAAGCCTGGGATAGTGGTCGACAAGAAATGATTAAGAGGGAGCAACAAATTCCCAAACCAACCGGAAAATTTGGTGGCTTAACAACATTCCAGTCTCACTACATACCACATGAGATACATCTAACTCAGAGTTGTAAGCCTTTGGGCATGCGAATTCAAACTTCAGTTCCATTCGACAGTGGTACCATGTATCGTGCAGACTACACACCCAAGAAGCCCGATTTGTGTCCTGCAAGCTACCCATCTCCTCCAGGATATGAATTTGAaagaactgatgagcatgggcaCAAACACTTCCGTGAAGTAACTCCACAAATTGATATATTTTCTTTGCCTAATGAGAATCATGTCCCAAAGGAAGTCGCAGTCATGTCATAA